In one window of Enoplosus armatus isolate fEnoArm2 chromosome 7, fEnoArm2.hap1, whole genome shotgun sequence DNA:
- the ppat gene encoding amidophosphoribosyltransferase, whose translation MEFEASGIGEECGVFGCVAAGEWPTQLEVAQVLTLGLVALQHRGQESAGVVTSNGASPPTYTAHKGMGLVSAAFPPEALLKLRYGNLGICHTRYSTTGISELQNCQPFVVDTLHGKIAVAHNGELVNAHALRKKVMRHGVGLSTSSDSELITQLLAFTPPMEELDAPNWVARIKNLMTETPTSYSLLVMFKDVIYAVRDPYGNRPLCIGRLVPISKLHSSGAGEEDTEGWVVSSESCSFQSIGARYYREVLPGEIVQISKHGVKSLSVVPRPEGDLPAFCIFEYVYFARPDSIFEGQMVYTVRQRCGRQLAIEAPTDADVVSTVPESATPAALGYAQQSGLPYIEVLCKNRYVGRTFIQPNTRLRQLGVAKKFGALTDNFAGKRVVLIDDSIVRGNTISPIIKLLKEAGATEVHIRVASPPIRFPCYMGINIPTKEELIANKPEFQDIAGYIGADSVQYLTVEGLVSAVQEGIASLQEKDKMISSSNKSSKRVGHCTACLTGKYPVELEW comes from the exons ATGGAGTTTGAGGCGTCCGGTATCGGGGAGGAGTGCGGGGTTTTCGGGTGTGTGGCAGCCGGAGAGTGGCCCACACAGCTGGAGGTGGCTCAGGTCTTAACTCTGGGACTCGTGGCGTTACAGCACAG GGGTCAGGAAAGTGCCGGGGTGGTCACAAGTAATGGAGCCAGTCCGCCCACATACACAGCCCACAAG ggaatGGGATTAGTGAGCGCTGCTTTCCCACCCGAGGCTCTTCTGAAGCTGCGCTATGGTAACCTCGGTATTTGTCACACGCGCTATTCAACTACTGGGATCTCAGAGCTGCAGAACTGCCAGCCCTTTGTGGTGGACACACTGCACGGCAAGATTGCTGTAGCACACAATGGAGAGCTTGTTAATGCTCATGCCCTGCGGAAAAAG GTAATGCGCCATGGTGTAGGCCTCTCCACCAGCTCAGACAGCGAGCTCATCACCCAACTGCTGGCGTTTACGCCACCTATGGAGGAGCTGGACGCACCAAACTGGGTTGCCAG aATAAAGAATCTGATGACCGAGACCCCTACGTCGTACTCCCTGTTGGTGATGTTCAAAGATGTTATCTATGCGGTGCGTGACCCTTATGGAAATCGTCCCCTCTGCATTGGACGGCTTGTTCCCATCTCTAAACTGCACAGTTCAG GTGCTGGAGAGGAGGACACTGAGGGGTGGGTTGTGTCATCAGAGTCCTGCAGCTTCCAGTCCATCGGTGCCAG GTATTACAGAGAGGTCTTGCCGGGAGAGATAGTCCAGATATCCAAGCACGGAGTCAAGTCTCTGAGTGTTGTCCCTCGTCCTGAGGGAGATCTTCCTGCCTTCTGCATATTTGAATATGTTTACTTCGCCAGACCAGACTCTATTTTTGAAG GGCAGATGGTCTATACTGTCAGGCAGCGCTGTGGTCGGCAGTTAGCCATCGAGGCTCCAACAGACGCAGACGTGGTCAGCACTGTGCCAGAGTCTGCGACGCCTGCTGCACTGGGCTACGCTCAGCAG TCTGGGCTGCCATATATTGAGGTTCTGTGTAAGAACCGCTACGTTGGGAGAACATTTATTCAACCTAATACCCGCTTGAGGCAGCTCGGAGTTGCCAAGAAGTTTGGGGCTTTGACTGACAACTTTGCCGGGAAGCGAGTGGTGCTAATTGATGACTCCATCGTCAGAGGCAACACCATCTCCCCCATTATCAAACTGCTGAAGGAGGCTGGTGCAACGGAG GTCCATATCAGGGTGGCCTCTCCACCGATCAGGTTCCCTTGCTACATGGGGATCAATATTCCAACAAAGGAGGAGCTCATCGCCAACAAGCCGGAGTTTCAGGACATCGCTGGATACATTG GTGCCGACAGTGTTCAGTATCTGACCGTGGAGGGCCTGGTGTCAGCTGTCCAGGAGGGGATCGCCTCCCTCCAGGAGAAGGACAAGATGATCAGCTCCAGTAACAAGTCCAGCAAGAGAGTGGGCCACTGCACTGCCTGCCTGACTGGGAAATATCCAGTGGAGCTGGAGTGGTAA
- the LOC139287672 gene encoding zinc finger protein with KRAB and SCAN domains 2-like yields the protein MERGAERQRGGDREVAEEKGSVERQWGEAEVLALMSVWDEVGAQHVAESRTTFELISERLRRLSVVRSWWECQAKCRSLGLQSRKPDAAAGPSADYSPGVDGGPVEGWEEEVEDVGNQRGIYPSSVTIPMQEGIRSRIHRALPYTPSVAEEGGRHWTDDEVRALLCVWADRRIRERLKCTLRNKSIFQEMARQMQRNFGVVRNWKQCRTKYKNLKYDYKTAKSAHAAGGSSAGGPGKYMKFFDEVEAILLDRGLENGTMEMQQKLYDGEMGAGRLQTPAQTSASESEVVIEIDDDDNSDDYDMDGDMEVKWRGSDAQLTLSDPSSSEQFHVVTVSDTGRNWSDQEVRALVQVWSDERVCRQLESSTRKRDIFVQISNRLMQQGIERDWKQCHTKYKNLKYLYRSLQRGKTDEADPRRLMRFYDEVDAIMNRTTNGSPQDTGAADHQADSGRLAMLEDCEENDHVEVYLKKMNTVTTLAGATVDRTCSPDSVLSISLDVAPNDEELRLNAVQELRLDQQHRSMSEPNIIIY from the exons atggagagaggagcagagagacaaagaggaggtgaTAGGGAGGTGGCAGAGGAAAAAGGCTCGGTGGAGAGGCAGTGGGGGGAGGCAGAGGTGCTGGCTCTCATGTCAGTGTGGGACGAGGTGGGAGCTCAGCACGTAGCTGAGAGCAGAACCACGTTTGAGTTGATCTCAGAGCGTCTGAGGAGGCTCAGCGTTGTGCGCAGCTGGTGGGAGTGTCAGGCCAAGTGCAGGAGCCTGGGACTTCAGAGCAGGAAGCCTGACGCAGCAGCAGGCCCTTCAGCAGACTACAGCCCAGGAGTGGATGGAGGGCCGGTGGAGGGctgggaggaagaggtggaagaTGTGGGTAATCAAAGAGGAATCTACCCTTCCTCAGTCACTATCCCAATGCAGGAAG GCATCAGGAGTCGAATCCACCGGGCTCTTCCTTACACTCCGAGCGTGGCTGAGGAGGGGGGCCGCCACTGGACGGACGACGAGGTGCGGGCTCTGCTGTGCGTCTGGGCCGACCGGCGGATTCGAGAGCGCTTAAAGTGCACGCTACGCAACAAATCCATCTTCCAAGAGATGGCCCGTCAGATGCAGAGGAACTTTGGGGTGGTGCGCAACTGGAAACAATGTCGGACAAAGTACAAGAACTTGAAATACGACTACAAGACCGCTAAGAGCGCTCACGCCGCTGGGGGCAGCAGCGCAGGGGGCCCGGGCAAGTACATGAAGTTCTTCGACGAGGTGGAAGCCATTCTGCTGGACCGGGGACTGGAAAACGGGACCATGGAGATGCAGCAGAAGTTGTATGATGGAGAGATGGGAGCAGGGAGGCTACAAACACCAGCACAGACATCAGCCTCAGAAAGTGAGGTCGTCATTGAAATTGATGATG atgacAACAGTGACGATTACGATATGGACGGAGACATGGAAGTTAAATGGAGAGGATCag ATGCTCAACTAACACTCTCAGACCCATCCAGCTCTGAACAGTTCCATGTGGTCACGGTGTCGGACACGGGTCGAAACTGGAGCGACCAGGAGGTGCGAGCGTTGGTCCAAGTCTGGTCCGATGAGCGTGTGTGCAGGCAGTTGGAGAGCTCGACCAGAAAGAGGGACATCTTTGTCCAGATCTCCAACCGGTTAATGCAGCAGGGCATTGAACGCGACTGGAAGCAGTGCCATACCAAGTACAAAAACCTCAAGTACCTTTACCGTTCCCTACAAAGAGGAAAGACCGATGAAGCCGACCCAAGACGCCTCATGAGATTCTACGATGAGGTGGACGCCATTATGAATCGCACAACTAACGGCTCACCACAGGACACAGGAGCTGCAGACCACCAAGCAGATTCAGGCAGGCTCGCGATGTTGGAGGACTGTGAGGAGAACGATCACGTAGAGGTCTATTTGAAAAAGATGAACACAGTGACCACACTGGCGGGAGCGACGGTGGACAGGACTTGCAGTCCTGATTCGGTCTTGTCTATAAGCCTCGATGTTGCACCAAACGATGAAGAACTGAGGCTGAACGCAGTCCAGGAGCTTCGCTTGGATCAACAGCACAGATCAATGAGTGAGCCcaatatcattatttattaa